A stretch of Colletotrichum lupini chromosome 2, complete sequence DNA encodes these proteins:
- a CDS encoding glycosyl hydrolase family 35, producing the protein MGFGTKPRGGSTLLGLADHDVGGTSLIYSSAEIFTWKTYGNKTLLILYGGDGEEHEFAVPFSLGLPHFEGSNATTRTYVSFRAVHWVVQERRQVVHFETFEIHLLWRNDAYRHWVLDLPDTNDGLIKPTLGKSSIIVKGPYLLRNATFADGVLHLTGDINATTTLEILALNLPVFPELEWHSIDSLPEISNSYDDSAWTEAALEKSNNPRNLTTPRSLYCSDYGFHGGSLIYRGHFTATANESFFNVTTAGGFAYSHSVWVNEIFLGSFAGDSHTANSTQVFDLAGLKLEGPSVFTVVIDHMGMSMNFWARSDWMKLPRGIVDFSLGGHQQSDVRWKLTGNFGAESYIDKSRGPLNEGAFYAERQGYHLPGAPTSDWASVTPFEGIKTAGVAFYETEFPLDMPIGYDIPLSFVISNVTASTGASSLFRAQLFVNGYQFGKYVNYLGPQTRFSVPEGILNYNGNNTVALTLWALDGSGARLEGFELVADHIIQSGYRKPGQTPQPSWVERVGAY; encoded by the exons ATGGGCTTTGGGACGAAGCCTAGGGGAGGGAGCACCCTATTAGGCCTCGCCG ATCATGATGTCGGCGGCACCAGCTTGATCTACTCCTCAGCGGAGATATTCACCTGGAAAACCTACGGAAACAAGACACTGCTCATCTTGTACGGAGGCGACGGCGAAGAGCACGAGTTCGCTGTGCCATTCTCGTTAGGATTACCGCATTTTGAAGGTAGCAACGCGACAACGCGCACTTATGTCAGCTTCAGAGCTGTTCACTGGGTGGTCCAAGAAAGGAGACAGGTTGTGCATTTCGAAACCTTCGAAATTCATCTCCTATGGCGCAACGACGCCTACCGCCATTGGGTCCTTGACCTTCCCGATACTAATGATGGATTGATCAAGCCTACTCTAGGGAAGTCGTCAATCATTGTCAAGGGACCTTATCTTCTGCGGAATGCAACTTTCGCTGATGGAGTTCTCCATTTGACGGGAGACATCAATGCTACTACGACTCTTGAGATCCTAG CTCTCAACCTGCCCGTCTTCCCCGAACTGGAATGGCATTCAATCGATTCGCTCCCAGAGATATCTAATAGCTACGACGATTCCGCCTGGACCGAGGCAGCGCTAGAGAAAAGCAACAACCCTCGCAATTTAACGACCCCACGATCGCTCTACTGCAGTGACTACGGGTTCCATGGCGGTTCACTCATCTATCGAGGCCACTTCACCGCGACTGCTAACGAATCATTCTTCAACGTGACGACAGCAGGAGGCTTTGCTTACAGCCACTCTGTCTGGGTTAACGAGATCTTCCTCGGGTCTTTTGCTGGAGATTCTCACACTGCTAACTCAACGCAAGTTTTTGATCTTGCTGGACTAAAACTCGAGGGCCCTTCAGTCTTCACTGTCGTCATTGACCATATGGGCATGAGCATGAACTTCTGGGCACGGTCTGACTGGATGAAGCTTCCACGCGGCATCGTTGACTTTTCACTTGGTGGTCATCAGCAGTCCGACGTGAGATGGAAGCTCACCGGTAACTTTGGAGCCGAAAGCTACATTGACAAGTCGCGTGGTCCATTGAATGAGGGTGCATTCTATGCCGAACGACAAGGCTATCATCTTCCAGGGGCACCCACGTCTGACTGGGCTTCAGTGACACCATTTGAAGGCATCAAGACAGCCGGTGTAGCTTTTTATGAGACGGAGTTCCCCTTGGATATGCCAATCGGCTACGACATCCCTCTGAGTTTTGTCATCTCGAATGTGACGGCTTCAACCGGAGCGTCGAGCCTCTTCCGCGCGCAACTTTTCGTCAACGGGTACCAATTTGGCAAGTATG TCAACTATCTCGGCCCGCAAACGCGCTTCTCTGTTCCAGAGGGTATCCTCAACTATAACGGCAACAACACGGTGGCACTTACTCTTTGGGCTTTGGACGGATCGGGTGCACGTCTCGAAGGGTTCGAGTTGGTAGCGGACCACATCATCCAGTCAGGCTACCGAAAACCTGGGCAGACACCTCAACCGTCGTGGGTGGAGAGAGTCGGGGCGTACTAA
- a CDS encoding Upc2 protein, giving the protein MPKHRKSRLGCKECKERKVKCDESRPICIRCKTAGRNCSYRELVSSLPTPPAQTPAHLSTPQALSPQSSVSSSRQLQLPSAVPDPHGATTSLHISELSDDFFSERFSLFHFDLLLFFRGALTDFLVSLQSEMGPMMRLTYSEALKAPYLMDQVLAFTAAYRSTVANDEETTALYLTQATGLQTRAIGHLDIGGLQVNEDNVMALFCFSLLLGQQTLFEAFAAATSIPTVLDKLVQCLTLHHGIRGIVAEAMGKFHGHIQKVLPHNPAYSMENGTQVLHGNECDSLLQRLNENEMNEQTRGVYIDVVKILQYLFDSVRSDESRRLIAIQEWPVRVSQEYIRLLQQRRPEALVLLSYYAVLLHWAKDYWAVGGSGEFLIRATSDHLGTYWKEWLEWPNEMLKEGKRMYIA; this is encoded by the coding sequence ATGCCAAAGCATAGAAAGTCCCGCCTCGGATGCAAAGAATGCAAAGAACGAAAGGTCAAATGCGATGAGTCTCGGCCGATTTGTATTAGATGCAAGACCGCGGGAAGAAATTGCTCTTACCGAGAGCTGGTCAGCAGTCTGCCAACGCCACCAGCCCAAACACCGGCACATTTGTCCACTCCTCAAGCTCTGAGCCCGCAATCCTCGGTTTCCTCCAGTCGTCAGTTACAACTGCCCTCAGCAGTACCAGATCCTCATGGCGCGACTACGTCATTGCATATATCAGAGTTGTCAGATGACTTCTTCTCCGAACGCTTCAGCTTGTTCCACTTCGATCTACTCCTCTTCTTTAGGGGGGCTCTCACAGATTTCCTCGTCTCCCTGCAGTCCGAAATGGGCCCAATGATGCGTCTGACGTATTCTGAAGCGTTGAAGGCGCCGTATTTGATGGACCAGGTCTTGGCCTTCACCGCCGCCTACAGGAGCACAGTGGCCAATGACGAAGAAACAACGGCGTTGTACCTCACCCAAGCGACCGGTCTCCAAACGAGAGCCATAGGGCATCTGGATATCGGCGGGTTGCAAGTAAACGAAGACAACGTCATGGCGCTCTTCTGTTTCAGCCTCCTACTTGGTCAACAGACCTTGTTCGAAGCCTTCGCCGCAGCAACCTCGATACCTACAGTGCTCGACAAGCTCGTTCAGTGTCTGACGCTTCATCATGGAATTCGTGGCATTGTCGCGGAAGCCATGGGAAAGTTCCATGGTCACATCCAGAAGGTCCTTCCCCACAATCCGGCATACTCTATGGAGAATGGCACACAAGTCCTTCACGGCAACGAGTGTGATAGCTTGCTCCAGCGGCTGAATGAAAATGAGATGAATGAACAAACGAGGGGTGTTTACATAGACGTTGTTAAGATTCTGCAGTATCTCTTCGATTCTGTACGTTCGGATGAAAGTCGCAGGCTCATCGCGATTCAGGAATGGCCTGTCCGAGTGTCACAGGAGTACATCAGACTCCTTCAACAAAGACGTCCAGAAGCTCTAGTCTTGCTGTCTTATTATGCTGTTCTGCTGCATTGGGCAAAAGACTATTGGGCTGTGGGCGGTTCTGGAGAGTTTCTTATTCGGGCAACTTCAGATCATCTTGGGACTTACTGGAAAGAATGGCTGGAATGGCCGAATGAGATGTTGAAGGAAGGCAAAAGAATGTACATAGCATGA